In Anaerobacillus isosaccharinicus, one genomic interval encodes:
- a CDS encoding thioredoxin family protein — protein MKALDSKQMFLDEISTGLSVVMFSADWCPDCVVIEPVLPEIEEKFKDYTFYYADRDQLIDLCGELDIFGIPSFIAFFNGQELDRFVSKDRKTKEEIENFLAGVLQKVTK, from the coding sequence ATGAAAGCTCTTGATTCGAAACAAATGTTTTTAGATGAAATTAGTACAGGACTTTCTGTTGTGATGTTTTCAGCGGATTGGTGTCCTGACTGTGTTGTTATTGAGCCAGTTCTTCCAGAAATTGAAGAGAAGTTTAAAGACTACACGTTTTATTATGCAGACAGAGATCAGTTAATTGATTTATGTGGAGAGCTAGACATTTTTGGGATCCCCAGTTTTATAGCGTTTTTCAATGGGCAAGAGCTTGATCGTTTTGTTAGTAAGGACCGCAAAACAAAAGAGGAAATTGAGAACTTTTTGGCCGGTGTCTTGCAAAAAGTAACTAAGTAA
- a CDS encoding LCP family protein gives MIKKALITIAVFTGFIIVGTAGYGYYLYNSIAETVAGIHEPMERDFQTSKRSIEVSIEKNDPLSFLLLGVDATNLERGRSDTIVVITVNPNTNSMLMLSLPRDTRTNIIGKGYEDKINHAYAFGGAKMSVETVENFLDIPIDHFISVNMDSFKEIVDALGGVTVENPFEFYDGGYHFQSGTIHLDGPAALTYSRMRYQDPRGDHGRNDRQRQIIAAMINEGVQLSTLAKVTKILNSIETNVRTDLTFDQMKKIHANYKAVIGNQETLAINGSGKIINGIWYYLVSEEEKNRLSMALKKHLEIE, from the coding sequence TTGATAAAAAAAGCTTTGATTACTATAGCTGTGTTCACTGGATTTATTATAGTAGGCACCGCTGGATATGGTTATTATCTTTATAACTCTATAGCCGAAACAGTTGCTGGTATACATGAACCAATGGAACGGGATTTTCAAACTTCAAAACGGTCTATAGAAGTTAGTATCGAAAAAAACGATCCATTGTCGTTCCTATTATTAGGAGTGGATGCTACTAATTTAGAAAGAGGACGTTCCGATACAATCGTTGTAATCACGGTAAATCCAAATACAAACTCTATGTTGATGTTAAGTTTACCTAGAGATACCCGTACAAACATAATTGGGAAAGGGTATGAAGATAAGATTAATCATGCCTATGCTTTCGGTGGGGCTAAAATGTCAGTTGAAACAGTTGAAAATTTTTTAGATATTCCAATTGATCATTTTATTAGTGTTAATATGGACAGTTTCAAAGAAATCGTCGATGCACTTGGTGGAGTCACGGTCGAAAACCCATTTGAATTTTACGACGGTGGTTATCATTTTCAAAGTGGCACAATTCATCTCGATGGACCTGCAGCGTTAACCTATTCAAGAATGAGATACCAAGACCCCCGAGGTGATCACGGTAGAAATGACCGTCAAAGACAAATTATTGCTGCAATGATTAATGAGGGAGTACAATTATCTACCCTTGCTAAAGTGACAAAAATTCTAAATTCTATCGAGACTAATGTTAGGACTGACTTAACATTTGATCAAATGAAAAAAATCCATGCCAACTATAAAGCTGTGATCGGCAACCAAGAAACTCTAGCCATAAATGGTTCAGGAAAAATAATCAACGGGATTTGGTATTATCTAGTTTCAGAAGAAGAAAAAAATCGATTATCAATGGCGTTAAAAAAACATTTAGAAATTGAATAA